The Stenotrophomonas maltophilia genome includes a region encoding these proteins:
- a CDS encoding Csu type fimbrial protein — MRKTLSFSLALMAAFSAASASAADVTEDLMISATVNNECSLLVTQLGGGEYNGLASGTQGYSNGALLVRCNQGTAFSIVPGDGLNYGAAIARPNHRAVSDGAGNFVAYGLFKDPGASQVWGSGADAWEGVGTGEQQMIGIGYAFYDLNKVPGGTFSDTIAVTLTY; from the coding sequence ATGCGCAAGACCCTTTCTTTTTCTCTGGCCTTGATGGCCGCGTTTTCTGCCGCTTCGGCCTCCGCCGCCGACGTCACCGAAGACTTGATGATTTCTGCGACCGTGAACAACGAGTGCAGCCTGCTCGTGACCCAGCTGGGCGGCGGTGAATACAACGGTTTGGCGTCCGGCACGCAGGGTTATTCCAACGGCGCGTTGCTGGTTCGCTGCAACCAAGGCACCGCCTTCAGCATCGTGCCCGGCGACGGGTTGAACTACGGCGCCGCGATTGCTCGTCCCAATCACCGCGCCGTGTCCGATGGGGCCGGAAACTTCGTCGCCTACGGCCTCTTCAAAGATCCCGGTGCCAGCCAAGTGTGGGGCAGTGGGGCCGATGCTTGGGAGGGCGTGGGAACCGGTGAGCAGCAGATGATCGGCATCGGTTATGCCTTCTACGATTTGAACAAGGTGCCCGGTGGAACCTTCTCCGACACCATCGCCGTAACCCTGACTTATTGA
- a CDS encoding fimbrial biogenesis chaperone yields the protein MLKRLLAVSLCSLFAVPAWAGNVSLFPTSIVAPAGEKAGALTLENHGETPERFQVTVLDWSQDPSGQDVTGPAKAVIAAPSIVEIPPGSRRAVRLVRTQGIGTPGYYRVLLRQLPQPSTAGQVQLLIHQNLPVGFEDAKAGPPVLTARFTADGLLLTNTGSTAARLIAVGPQGMPAWREGALGWVLPGQSKHVELKPGLKASTLSITVNGAPVVVPVN from the coding sequence ATGTTGAAGCGTTTGTTGGCCGTTTCGTTGTGCTCATTGTTCGCCGTGCCTGCGTGGGCGGGCAACGTGTCGCTATTTCCCACAAGCATCGTGGCCCCGGCTGGAGAAAAGGCAGGGGCGTTGACCTTGGAAAACCATGGGGAAACCCCCGAGCGCTTTCAGGTGACGGTGCTGGACTGGTCCCAAGATCCCAGCGGGCAGGACGTGACCGGCCCCGCCAAGGCGGTGATCGCGGCACCGTCCATTGTCGAAATCCCGCCTGGGTCCCGCCGGGCCGTGCGGTTGGTGCGCACCCAAGGCATCGGCACGCCGGGCTACTACCGCGTGCTGCTGCGCCAGTTGCCCCAGCCGTCCACGGCGGGCCAGGTGCAGTTGTTGATCCACCAGAACCTGCCGGTGGGGTTTGAAGACGCCAAGGCCGGTCCTCCGGTGCTCACGGCCCGCTTCACCGCCGACGGCCTTCTGCTGACCAACACCGGTTCGACCGCCGCGCGCCTGATCGCCGTCGGTCCTCAAGGCATGCCGGCATGGCGCGAAGGGGCGTTGGGATGGGTATTGCCGGGGCAGAGCAAGCACGTGGAGCTCAAGCCTGGTCTCAAGGCGTCCACGCTCTCAATCACGGTCAACGGGGCTCCCGTCGTCGTCCCCGTGAACTGA
- a CDS encoding fimbria/pilus outer membrane usher protein, translating to MRRGSVLGLALALSIGSAHAAIPDGVEPVLAAPIQANGLPAKDPVLLWQQSGAWVAESTTWQQLGVTLRPGEEGQDLTDQALGVTVAYTPENATVQLTIPADRKPAQQLSQHGTPVSQVSPAIGGVLVNYNLATQIAGGQQATSLALDARTGGRWGAVSTTGQLNQSPNGFGMRRGMTAWQKDDLPRQRTWQAGDVYATPRIGPVALGGIRLAKDPAALDPLTPTWPVPTLGGIALDPGQVKVLSNQAEITRQDVKAGPFTVDGRNVALGASQTDVVVRDAYGRETAVSTARLYVAPTLLRPGLSAWEIAAGQVREDENRYGTAGVSASWAKGVNDRWTIRAGGQVDENGKGNVTVGSTWAPGTWGVFDGEVGRSSQGGTRWAASYDYRGPKLGVRLEHEENEGFWRLQSTYATPIASRTQASVFYRPDRRFTVRGIYSAIDTGRSSLAFASLGVSANLGTAGQVSANVLRDLQGDDLQVSASYTYRFGSKASVGVRARQAPGQDALTTRATYRTEGGLRLAAEHTEGDQGSTRATADAMTRYGDARIMVDHYDGQTQVAANFSGAVFLDHRGVAFGRPAYASFAVVDVPGQAGLPVRVNGAPVGQTNKQGRVLVTDVPSLLPTTVSLKDKELPVGVEIGETEKQSVAPRQGGVRVTFPVLTQNARAFILTGPIIAPGTVASTPNEQAMVGYDGALYLEHPEPGMAVEVSGVCKAVLPSPLPGVDEVAKLRCN from the coding sequence GTGCGGCGGGGAAGCGTCCTGGGCCTCGCGCTGGCCCTGTCCATTGGCAGCGCGCACGCGGCCATCCCAGACGGGGTGGAGCCGGTGCTGGCCGCGCCGATCCAGGCCAACGGGCTGCCCGCGAAGGACCCCGTGTTGCTCTGGCAGCAAAGTGGGGCCTGGGTGGCCGAATCCACGACCTGGCAGCAGCTCGGCGTGACCCTTCGCCCGGGCGAGGAGGGCCAGGACCTGACCGACCAAGCCTTGGGCGTGACCGTGGCTTACACCCCCGAGAACGCCACCGTCCAGCTCACCATTCCGGCTGACCGCAAGCCGGCGCAGCAGCTCAGCCAGCACGGCACTCCGGTTTCTCAGGTGTCGCCCGCCATCGGGGGCGTCTTGGTCAACTACAACCTCGCCACCCAGATTGCAGGCGGCCAACAAGCCACGTCCTTGGCACTGGACGCGCGCACCGGAGGGCGTTGGGGCGCGGTCTCCACCACCGGGCAGCTCAACCAATCCCCCAACGGGTTTGGCATGCGCCGCGGCATGACCGCTTGGCAGAAAGACGACCTGCCGCGCCAACGGACTTGGCAAGCCGGCGATGTCTACGCCACGCCCCGCATCGGCCCCGTGGCGCTGGGCGGCATTCGACTCGCGAAGGACCCGGCAGCACTGGATCCGCTCACGCCGACGTGGCCCGTCCCGACCTTGGGGGGCATCGCGTTGGATCCGGGGCAGGTCAAGGTCCTGTCCAACCAGGCCGAAATCACACGCCAAGACGTCAAGGCCGGCCCCTTCACCGTGGACGGTCGAAACGTGGCCCTGGGGGCCAGCCAAACGGATGTAGTGGTGCGTGACGCCTACGGCCGGGAAACTGCCGTTTCCACTGCACGGCTCTACGTGGCCCCAACCCTGCTGCGTCCCGGGCTCTCCGCGTGGGAAATCGCGGCGGGACAAGTCCGCGAAGACGAAAACCGCTACGGCACGGCCGGCGTCAGCGCGTCGTGGGCCAAGGGCGTCAACGACCGCTGGACCATCCGAGCCGGTGGTCAGGTGGACGAGAACGGCAAGGGCAACGTCACCGTGGGTTCCACCTGGGCCCCGGGCACTTGGGGCGTTTTCGATGGCGAGGTGGGCCGCTCAAGCCAAGGTGGAACGCGCTGGGCGGCCAGCTACGACTACCGCGGCCCCAAGCTGGGCGTTCGATTGGAACACGAAGAGAACGAAGGCTTCTGGCGCCTGCAGAGCACCTACGCCACACCCATTGCCTCGCGCACCCAAGCCTCCGTGTTCTACCGCCCGGATCGCCGCTTCACTGTGCGTGGCATCTACAGTGCCATCGACACGGGGCGCTCCAGCCTGGCCTTCGCTTCCTTGGGCGTGAGCGCGAACCTGGGCACTGCAGGCCAGGTGTCCGCCAACGTGCTCCGAGACCTCCAAGGCGACGATCTTCAAGTGTCCGCCAGCTACACCTACCGCTTCGGCAGCAAGGCCAGCGTGGGCGTTCGGGCCCGCCAGGCCCCAGGCCAGGATGCCCTGACCACCCGAGCGACCTACCGCACCGAGGGCGGCCTTCGCTTGGCGGCAGAGCACACCGAGGGCGATCAGGGCAGCACCCGGGCCACGGCGGATGCCATGACGCGTTACGGCGACGCCCGGATCATGGTGGACCACTACGACGGGCAAACCCAGGTGGCGGCCAACTTCTCCGGCGCCGTGTTCCTGGACCACCGCGGCGTGGCCTTCGGGCGACCCGCCTACGCCAGCTTCGCCGTGGTGGATGTGCCGGGCCAGGCGGGCTTGCCGGTGCGGGTCAACGGAGCGCCGGTCGGCCAGACCAACAAGCAAGGCCGCGTGTTGGTGACCGACGTTCCCTCCCTGCTACCCACCACCGTCAGCCTCAAGGACAAGGAGCTGCCGGTGGGCGTGGAGATCGGGGAGACCGAAAAGCAATCCGTGGCGCCCCGCCAAGGCGGTGTGCGGGTGACCTTCCCCGTGCTGACGCAGAACGCCCGGGCCTTCATCCTGACAGGTCCGATCATCGCGCCGGGCACCGTCGCGTCCACGCCGAACGAACAAGCCATGGTCGGCTACGACGGAGCCCTTTACCTAGAACACCCTGAGCCGGGGATGGCCGTCGAGGTTTCCGGCGTGTGCAAAGCCGTGTTGCCGTCGCCACTGCCGGGCGTGGACGAAGTGGCGAAGTTAAGGTGCAACTAG